One window from the genome of Salvia splendens isolate huo1 chromosome 9, SspV2, whole genome shotgun sequence encodes:
- the LOC121747757 gene encoding auxin-binding protein ABP20-like, with amino-acid sequence MKVQIQYLVALSLLLAAAEGLVQDFCVADLSLPATPSGYPCKKTVTEKDFAYSGLAAAGNTSNIISAAVTPAFDGQFPGVNGLGISIARLDLAVGGVIPIHTHPGGSEIIVVIEGTICAGFISSFANTVYLKTLNKGDIMVFPQGLLHFQFNSGKGPALAFVSFSTQNPGLQLTDFALFKNDLPTELVAKITFLDVAQIKKLKGVLGGTN; translated from the coding sequence atgaaGGTTCAAATCCAATACCTGGTGGCGCTCTCCCTCCTcttggcggcggcggagggccTCGTGCAAGACTTCTGCGTGGCGGACCTCAGCCTCCCGGCGACCCCCTCCGGCTACCCCTGCAAGAAAACGGTGACAGAGAAGGACTTCGCCTACAGCGGCCTAGCAGCCGCAGGCAACACCTCCAACATCATCAGCGCAGCAGTCACCCCAGCCTTCGACGGGCAGTTCCCGGGCGTGAACGGGCTGGGGATCTCAATAGCGCGCCTCGACCTAGCAGTCGGGGGGGTGATCCCCATCCACACCCACCCGGGAGGCTCGGAGATCATCGTGGTCATCGAGGGGACGATATGCGCGGGCTTCATCTCCTCGTTCGCAAACACCGTGTACCTGAAGACTCTCAACAAGGGAGACATAATGGTGTTCCCGCAGGGGCTGCTGCACTTCCAGTTCAACTCCGGGAAAGGGCCCGCGCTCGCCTTCGTCAGCTTCAGCACGCAGAACCCGGGACTGCAGCTCACGGACTTTGCGCTGTTCAAGAACGATTTGCCCACTGAGCTTGTAGCCAAGATCACGTTCCTTGATGTTGCGCAGATCAAGAAGCTCAAGGGCGTCCTCGGCGggactaattaa
- the LOC121748498 gene encoding pentatricopeptide repeat-containing protein At4g25270, chloroplastic-like — MNLCLNPPCSITTPSFSAARRKDKKPDPIYRNKTPISLPFQKSHPTPLLLQRRLPPQSKKQALENIISDLESSAKNGIQLNDPQIFASLLESCFQLEAIDYGVRVHNLIPEKLLRKNVGIASKLLRLYACSGQIEKAHEVFDGMSDRNSSAFHWNSLISGYAEMGQYEDALALFFQMVEDGVRPDQYTFPRVLKACGGVGVVQIGEEVHRWVVRSGFGNNAFVLNALVDMYAKCGDIVRARKVFDGIKGKELVSWNSMINGYVRHGLIIEALSLLRRMVVEGSEPDGVTLSAVMSSVLLEKIGREVHGWVIRRGMEWNLSVCNSLMVFYVNQNDLEKATWLFECMPERDVVSWNSIILAHSKDPVALAYFDRMLDCDASSPDGITFVSLLSACAHSGMVRDGERLFRMMVERYEMSPRMEHYSCMVNLYGRAGLLDEAHEFIEKRMEMEAGPTVWGALLYGCYLHGNVELGERAAEHLFELEPDGEHNFQLLIKIYQKAGCYEDAERVRGVMIERCLYL; from the coding sequence ATGAATCTGTGTCTGAATCCACCGTGCTCGATAACAACCCCTTCATTCTCTGCCGCGAGGAGGAAGGACAAGAAACCCGATCCCATTTACCGAAACAAGACCCCAATAAGTCTCCCTTTCCAGAAATCACACCCAACCCCTCTCTTGCTCCAGCGGAGACTCCCACCCCAATCCAAGAAGCAAGCCCTAGAAAACATCATAAGCGATTTAGAGTCCTCCGCCAAAAATGGCATACAATTAAACGATCCCCAAATTTTTGCATCCCTTTTGGAGTCTTGTTTCCAGTTGGAAGCGATCGATTACGGCGTAAGAGTTCACAACCTTATCCCAGAGAAGCTACTGCGCAAGAATGTGGGGATCGCATCGAAGCTTTTGAGGCTATACGCGTGTAGTGGGCAAATCGAGAAAGCCCACGAGGTGTTCGACGGAATGTCTGACCGGAACTCCTCGGCTTTCCATTGGAATTCGCTTATCTCTGGGTATGCTGAGATGGGCCAATATGAAGATGCGCTGGCGTTGTTCTTTCAGATGGTGGAGGATGGAGTTCGGCCCGATCAGTACACATTTCCGAGGGTGTTGAAAGCGTGTGGAGGAGTTGGAGTGGTTCAGATCGGGGAAGAAGTTCATCGCTGGGTGGTTCGCTCTGGCTTTGGAAACAACGCGTTTGTTTTGAATGCGCTTGTCGATATGTATGCGAAATGCGGTGACATTGTTAGAGCTAGGAAGGTTTTTGATGGAATTAAGGGAAAGGAGTTAGTTTCTTGGAATTCAATGATAAATGGATATGTTAGGCATGGTTTGATAATTGAAGCACTCTCTCTACTTCGTCGGATGGTAGTCGAGGGAAGTGAGCCTGATGGTGTCACTCTATCAGCGGTGATGTCAAGCGTGCTGCTTGAGAAAATTGGAAGAGAAGTCCATGGATGGGTTATCCGTAGAGGAATGGAGTGGAACTTATCCGTGTGCAACTCATTGATGGTTTTCTACGTGAACCAGAATGATCTGGAGAAAGCAACATGGTTGTTTGAGTGTATGCCGGAGAGGGATGTAGTTTCGTGGAATTCTATAATTTTAGCTCACTCTAAAGATCCTGTAGCCCTAGCGTATTTTGACCGGATGTTGGATTGTGATGCCTCGTCGCCAGATGGCATTACATTCGTCTCCTTGTTGTCGGCATGTGCTCACTCGGGAATGGTTAGGGATGGAGAGAGGTTATTTCGGATGATGGTGGAGAGGTATGAGATGAGCCCGAGAATGGAGCATTATTCGTGTATGGTGAATCTTTATGGAAGGGCGGGGTTGCTTGATGAAGCGCATGAGTTTATAGAGAAGAGAATGGAGATGGAGGCTGGGCCGACTGTTTGGGGAGCGTTGCTGTATGGTTGTTACCTTCATGGTAATGTTGAGCTCGGGGAGAGAGCTGCAGAGCATCTGTTTGAGTTGGAGCCAGATGGTGAGCATAATTTCCAGCTCCTGATTAAGATTTATCAGAAAGCTGGATGTTATGAGGATGCTGAGAGAGTAAGAGGTGTGATGATAGAAAGATGCCTTTACCTGTAG